A single genomic interval of Malania oleifera isolate guangnan ecotype guangnan chromosome 13, ASM2987363v1, whole genome shotgun sequence harbors:
- the LOC131146441 gene encoding two-component response regulator ARR18-like isoform X1: MGVGFLKVLVVDDDATCLTVIAAILRSWKYEVVTVKHPIDALSILRVKRGLFDLVITDIHMPDMDGFQLQKQIEEEFKLPVVMMSADDRETVILKGLASGAAYFIVKPVNLHELKNIWQYAMAVKRRKSMEGNNIEEKINTSSSAQDIPMVIQKTSSNGQEGVDSSLSVNDQEEQDTNNKRVGKRKTQRNRVGEEEKGDSTPKKIKVVWTNALHGKFLEAVGKIGLEKAVPKKILELMNVPGLTRENIASHLQKYRMFLKRVSDASNSFEQQQMRASLIQQGLPRSLPIINAASTLGSTCFLNRQASNSYSISHQFGKGQPNLITNQTTFGNINSLYEAINSSSMQVEPSNIQACSSFRGYSPLSRLIHAGTNSTQMYQQMQFRARPEHLNVGGLSGLIRSTTFRGLHGPNHHIQGNENIRSFESPISITNFMNPNKNNYVGIRMTTNGELVESSRPRVVESEASNGSINGNYGLIQNNTMTTMQHTGNEKYNTNHVVQEVSPFAMTNSASQLPEGFANVIQHGSVPGLLPQQQLSIYLGTSKEGIDNHNYDLKPSGALNDILAQIDHSPNENQEREEVVNPALSTPTSYRVEENPSINEQGGPSTYEIEDYFMWFDQYLNQGGHEELKELVFGSDFNNKEG, translated from the exons ATGGGTGTGGGATTTTTGAAGGTTTTGGTTGTGGATGACGATGCTACTTGTCTAACTGTAATTGCAGCTATACTTAGGAGTTGGAAATATGAAG TTGTGACGGTAAAACATCCGATTGACGCCTTATCTATTCTTCGAGTGAAAAGAGGACTATTTGATCTTGTTATAACTGACATTCACATGCCGGATATGGATGGATTTCAATTACAGAAGCAAATAGAAGAAGAGTTCAAACTACCCGTTGTTA TGATGTCGGCTGATGACAGAGAAACAGTAATATTAAAGGGCTTGGCGAGTGGAGCTGCATATTTTATAGTGAAACCAGTCAACCTCCATGAACTCAAGAATATTTGGCAATACGCAATGGCCGTGAAGAGACGTAAATCCATGGAGGGGAACAACATCGAGGAGAAAATCAACACGAGCAGCAGTGCTCAAGATATACCAATGGTAATTCAAAAAACATCATCTAATGGTCAAGAAGGTGTAGACTCATCGTTATCTGTGAATGATCAAGAAGAACAAGATACTAATAATAAAAGGGTTGGCAAGAGAAAGACACAGAGGAATAGAGTTGGAGAAGAAGAAAAGGGTGATTCAACTCCGAAAAAGATCAAAGTAGTTTGGACAAATGCACTTCACGGCAAGTTTCTTGAAGCAGTAGGAAAAATTGGACTTGAGA AGGCAGTGCCAAAGAAAATACTAGAGCTCATGAACGTTCCAGGATTAACTCGAGAAAATATAGCTAGCCACTTGCAG AAGTACCGAATGTTCTTGAAACGAGTGTCTGATGCAAGCAATTCATTCGAGCAACAACAAATGAGAGCCTCATTAATCCAACAAGGGCTCCCGAGAAGCCTCCCAATTATTAATGCAGCTTCCACACTTGGCTCCACATGTTTTCTTAATCGTCAAGCTTCTAATAGCTACTCTATATCTCATCAATTTGGAAAGGGACAGCCAAATTTAATAACTAATCAAACAACATTTGGCAACATAAATTCCCTTTATGAAGCCATTAATAGCTCGAGCATGCAAGTAGAACCAAGCAACATTCAAGCATGTTCATCATTTCGAGGATATTCTCCACTGAGTAGGCTAATCCATGCTGGTACAAATTCAACCCAAATGTACCAACAAATGCAATTTCGAGCAAGACCTGAACATTTAAATGTTGGTGGCTTATCTGGCTTGATTCGTTCAACCACATTCAGAGGACTTCATGGTCCAAATCATCATATTCAAGGCAACGAAAACATAAGATCATTTGAGAGTCCTATCTCAATTACAAATTTCATGAATCCCAACAAAAATAATTATGTTGGAATTCGGATGACTACTAATGGAGAGCTAGTGGAATCGAGTCGTCCGAGAGTTGTTGAGAGTGAAGCATCAAATGGTTCCATTAATGGTAACTATGGTTTGATTCAAAACAACACCATGACCACTATGCAACATACAGGGAATGAGAAGTATAATACTAATCATGTGGTTCAAGAAGTATCCCCTTTTGCTATGACCAATAGCGCAAGTCAGTTACCCGAAGGATTTGCAAATGTGATTCAACATGGAAGTGTCCCAGGCTTGTTGCCACAACAACAACTAAGTATATATCTTGGTACCAGTAAGGAAGGGATAGACAACCATAACTATGATTTAAAGCCTAGTGGTGCTCTTAATGACATCTTGGCGCAAATTGATCATTCGCCTAATGAG AATCAAGAAAGGGAAGAAGTTGTGAATCCTGCCCTCTCAACACCTACCTCATATCGCGTCGAGGAAAACCCTTCTATTAATGAG CAAGGCGGTCCTAGCACTTATGAGATAGAGGATTATTTCATGTGGTTCGATCAATACTTAAATCAG GGTGGTCATGAGGAATTGAAGGAGCTTGTGTTTGGTTCTGACTTCAATAACAAGGAAGGATGA
- the LOC131146441 gene encoding two-component response regulator ARR18-like isoform X2, producing MAVKRRKSMEGNNIEEKINTSSSAQDIPMVIQKTSSNGQEGVDSSLSVNDQEEQDTNNKRVGKRKTQRNRVGEEEKGDSTPKKIKVVWTNALHGKFLEAVGKIGLEKAVPKKILELMNVPGLTRENIASHLQKYRMFLKRVSDASNSFEQQQMRASLIQQGLPRSLPIINAASTLGSTCFLNRQASNSYSISHQFGKGQPNLITNQTTFGNINSLYEAINSSSMQVEPSNIQACSSFRGYSPLSRLIHAGTNSTQMYQQMQFRARPEHLNVGGLSGLIRSTTFRGLHGPNHHIQGNENIRSFESPISITNFMNPNKNNYVGIRMTTNGELVESSRPRVVESEASNGSINGNYGLIQNNTMTTMQHTGNEKYNTNHVVQEVSPFAMTNSASQLPEGFANVIQHGSVPGLLPQQQLSIYLGTSKEGIDNHNYDLKPSGALNDILAQIDHSPNENQEREEVVNPALSTPTSYRVEENPSINEQGGPSTYEIEDYFMWFDQYLNQGGHEELKELVFGSDFNNKEG from the exons ATGGCCGTGAAGAGACGTAAATCCATGGAGGGGAACAACATCGAGGAGAAAATCAACACGAGCAGCAGTGCTCAAGATATACCAATGGTAATTCAAAAAACATCATCTAATGGTCAAGAAGGTGTAGACTCATCGTTATCTGTGAATGATCAAGAAGAACAAGATACTAATAATAAAAGGGTTGGCAAGAGAAAGACACAGAGGAATAGAGTTGGAGAAGAAGAAAAGGGTGATTCAACTCCGAAAAAGATCAAAGTAGTTTGGACAAATGCACTTCACGGCAAGTTTCTTGAAGCAGTAGGAAAAATTGGACTTGAGA AGGCAGTGCCAAAGAAAATACTAGAGCTCATGAACGTTCCAGGATTAACTCGAGAAAATATAGCTAGCCACTTGCAG AAGTACCGAATGTTCTTGAAACGAGTGTCTGATGCAAGCAATTCATTCGAGCAACAACAAATGAGAGCCTCATTAATCCAACAAGGGCTCCCGAGAAGCCTCCCAATTATTAATGCAGCTTCCACACTTGGCTCCACATGTTTTCTTAATCGTCAAGCTTCTAATAGCTACTCTATATCTCATCAATTTGGAAAGGGACAGCCAAATTTAATAACTAATCAAACAACATTTGGCAACATAAATTCCCTTTATGAAGCCATTAATAGCTCGAGCATGCAAGTAGAACCAAGCAACATTCAAGCATGTTCATCATTTCGAGGATATTCTCCACTGAGTAGGCTAATCCATGCTGGTACAAATTCAACCCAAATGTACCAACAAATGCAATTTCGAGCAAGACCTGAACATTTAAATGTTGGTGGCTTATCTGGCTTGATTCGTTCAACCACATTCAGAGGACTTCATGGTCCAAATCATCATATTCAAGGCAACGAAAACATAAGATCATTTGAGAGTCCTATCTCAATTACAAATTTCATGAATCCCAACAAAAATAATTATGTTGGAATTCGGATGACTACTAATGGAGAGCTAGTGGAATCGAGTCGTCCGAGAGTTGTTGAGAGTGAAGCATCAAATGGTTCCATTAATGGTAACTATGGTTTGATTCAAAACAACACCATGACCACTATGCAACATACAGGGAATGAGAAGTATAATACTAATCATGTGGTTCAAGAAGTATCCCCTTTTGCTATGACCAATAGCGCAAGTCAGTTACCCGAAGGATTTGCAAATGTGATTCAACATGGAAGTGTCCCAGGCTTGTTGCCACAACAACAACTAAGTATATATCTTGGTACCAGTAAGGAAGGGATAGACAACCATAACTATGATTTAAAGCCTAGTGGTGCTCTTAATGACATCTTGGCGCAAATTGATCATTCGCCTAATGAG AATCAAGAAAGGGAAGAAGTTGTGAATCCTGCCCTCTCAACACCTACCTCATATCGCGTCGAGGAAAACCCTTCTATTAATGAG CAAGGCGGTCCTAGCACTTATGAGATAGAGGATTATTTCATGTGGTTCGATCAATACTTAAATCAG GGTGGTCATGAGGAATTGAAGGAGCTTGTGTTTGGTTCTGACTTCAATAACAAGGAAGGATGA